The following are from one region of the Limisphaera ngatamarikiensis genome:
- a CDS encoding peptidyl-prolyl cis-trans isomerase codes for MKNKVPAIPVAGLLVWAAAGLLQGAELVNGIRVVVHDAVITLEEVNASVMPALGLLQRQYRSDPDTFRQKLNQLVEENTEQLVQRQLILRDWEQSGYQLPEAIVDEALQERLREQFGGDRLRMIRTLQAEGLTLERFRRQIREQIIVEVLRNRNISREMIISPHKIESYYRAHQEKFRAEPEVKLRMITLNKRGPADAERVRRLAEEIRSRILEGADFAEMASIYSEGAQRSQGGDWGWVSQSVLRRELAEVAFALQPRTCSQVVDLPEACYLLWVDEARPERIRPLSEVRDEIERTLMVEERARLQKRYVDKLRAKTFIRYF; via the coding sequence GTGAAGAACAAAGTGCCAGCCATCCCGGTCGCGGGCTTGTTGGTGTGGGCGGCTGCGGGCCTGCTGCAGGGGGCCGAGCTGGTCAACGGCATCCGCGTGGTGGTCCACGATGCGGTGATCACCCTCGAGGAGGTCAACGCCTCGGTGATGCCCGCCCTTGGCCTGCTCCAGCGGCAGTACCGCAGCGATCCGGACACGTTCCGCCAGAAGCTCAACCAACTGGTTGAGGAGAACACCGAACAACTGGTGCAACGGCAGCTCATTCTGCGGGACTGGGAACAGTCCGGCTACCAACTGCCGGAAGCCATCGTGGACGAGGCCCTGCAGGAGCGCCTGCGCGAACAGTTCGGCGGGGACCGTCTCCGGATGATCCGCACCCTCCAGGCCGAGGGGCTCACCCTGGAACGCTTCCGCCGCCAGATCCGCGAGCAGATCATCGTGGAGGTCCTGCGCAACCGGAACATCTCGCGCGAAATGATCATCTCGCCGCACAAGATCGAGTCCTATTACCGCGCCCATCAGGAAAAGTTCCGCGCCGAGCCGGAGGTCAAACTCCGCATGATCACGCTCAACAAACGGGGTCCGGCCGACGCCGAGCGGGTGCGACGCCTGGCCGAGGAGATCCGGTCGCGCATCCTCGAGGGCGCCGACTTCGCCGAGATGGCCAGCATTTACTCGGAGGGGGCCCAACGCAGCCAGGGCGGCGACTGGGGCTGGGTCTCGCAATCCGTCCTCCGCCGCGAACTGGCCGAGGTGGCCTTTGCCCTCCAACCCCGGACTTGCAGCCAGGTGGTGGACCTGCCGGAGGCCTGTTACCTGCTCTGGGTGGACGAAGCCCGGCCCGAACGCATCCGGCCGCTCAGTGAGGTCAGGGACGAAATCGAGCGGACGCTGATGGTTGAGGAACGCGCCCGGCTGCAAAAGCGGTACGTGGACAAACTCCGGGCCAAGACGTTCATCCGGTATTTCTGA
- the lpxK gene encoding tetraacyldisaccharide 4'-kinase, with the protein MRERFRIWTEALETFVLEVIFEQRHDWRARLMRGFLLACSKLFGLAVKVRRFLYDARILRDTTIGVQVIAIGNLTVGGTGKTPVVEKFARELRDAGRNVAILSRGYRSKPRPFHQWLLDKLLFREDTTPPRVVSDGKSLLLDSEMAGDEPYMLASNLRDVVVLVDKNRVKAGRYAVEKFGCDTLLLDDGFQYWELQGRRHDVVLVDGQQPFGNGHLLPRGTLREPPSHLARASTVFITKSNGKNEELRRILSQLNPRAPIIECVHRPLYLEDVFTGQREPLEFLRGQPVAALSGIAQPESFEQSLTGLGARLVYSKRFADHHRFTVQEILNVINRAKRRGANAIITTQKDAVRFPKLDRRDLPIYFMRVEIEIISGAEDFRDCVRRICFL; encoded by the coding sequence GTGCGGGAACGGTTTCGCATTTGGACGGAAGCGCTGGAAACGTTCGTGCTCGAGGTCATTTTCGAGCAGCGACACGACTGGCGCGCCCGTCTGATGCGGGGGTTCCTGCTGGCCTGCTCAAAACTGTTCGGCCTGGCGGTCAAGGTCCGCCGGTTCCTCTACGACGCACGCATCCTCCGGGACACCACCATCGGCGTCCAGGTCATTGCCATCGGGAACCTGACCGTGGGCGGCACGGGCAAAACACCCGTGGTGGAAAAGTTTGCCCGCGAACTGCGGGACGCCGGTCGCAACGTGGCCATCCTGTCGCGGGGTTACCGGTCCAAACCCCGGCCCTTCCACCAATGGCTCCTGGACAAGTTGTTGTTCCGCGAAGATACCACGCCGCCACGCGTCGTGTCGGACGGTAAGTCCCTGCTGCTGGACAGTGAGATGGCCGGCGACGAACCGTATATGCTGGCGTCCAACCTGCGGGACGTGGTGGTGCTGGTGGACAAAAACCGTGTCAAGGCCGGCCGGTACGCCGTCGAAAAGTTCGGGTGCGACACCCTGTTGCTGGACGATGGCTTTCAGTATTGGGAACTGCAGGGGCGACGACATGACGTGGTCCTGGTGGACGGCCAACAGCCGTTCGGAAACGGGCACCTGCTGCCGCGCGGCACCCTCCGCGAACCGCCCTCGCACCTGGCCCGCGCCAGCACCGTGTTCATCACCAAAAGCAACGGCAAAAACGAGGAACTGCGCCGCATCCTCAGCCAGCTCAACCCCCGCGCACCCATCATCGAGTGCGTGCATCGGCCGCTGTATCTGGAGGACGTCTTCACCGGGCAACGGGAGCCGCTGGAGTTCCTGCGCGGCCAGCCCGTGGCGGCCCTGAGCGGCATCGCCCAACCCGAAAGCTTCGAACAGAGCCTCACCGGCCTGGGCGCCCGATTGGTCTATTCCAAGCGGTTTGCCGACCATCACCGGTTCACCGTCCAGGAAATCCTCAACGTCATCAACCGGGCCAAACGCCGCGGGGCCAACGCCATCATCACCACCCAGAAGGACGCCGTGCGGTTCCCGAAGCTGGACCGGCGCGACCTGCCGATCTACTTCATGCGGGTGGAAATCGAAATCATCTCGGGCGCCGAGGACTTCCGCGACTGCGTGCGCCGGATCTGTTTCCTCTGA
- a CDS encoding lysophospholipid acyltransferase family protein, whose protein sequence is MGEWILYGLVRAVVTLLQALPLRAVARVGRWGGTCAWWLDARHRRVALRNLTLVFGAEQSPAQIRALAREHFRRLGENYCCAVKTAAMTPDELRAHLQFVGTEILRSPVPGQPPPSRVIALGHFGNFELYARFGQFAPEFQCLTTYRALRQPRLNRLLMSLRERSGCLFFERRTEAAALRRAMRPTGVLLGLLADQRAGGRGLAVPLFGRNCSTSPAPALFALRYRCPLHVAVCYRTAPARWTIELGPEIPTRVHGRPRPLTDILRDMHAQFEAAIRRDPANWFWVHDRWKHPGRPERIRTGTPTAAP, encoded by the coding sequence ATGGGCGAGTGGATCCTTTACGGGCTGGTCCGCGCAGTGGTGACGCTGTTACAGGCGTTGCCCCTGCGCGCAGTGGCCCGGGTGGGCCGTTGGGGCGGGACTTGCGCCTGGTGGCTGGACGCGCGGCACCGCCGCGTCGCACTGCGCAACCTGACCCTGGTCTTCGGTGCAGAGCAAAGCCCCGCGCAAATCCGGGCCCTGGCACGCGAACATTTCCGGCGCCTGGGCGAGAATTACTGTTGCGCGGTCAAAACGGCCGCCATGACACCGGACGAACTCCGGGCCCACCTGCAATTTGTGGGCACGGAGATCCTGCGGTCGCCGGTCCCGGGTCAACCCCCGCCCAGCCGCGTCATCGCCCTGGGACACTTCGGTAACTTCGAGCTGTACGCCCGGTTCGGACAATTTGCGCCGGAGTTCCAGTGCCTCACCACCTACCGGGCGCTCCGACAGCCGAGATTGAACCGGCTGCTGATGTCCCTGCGCGAACGCTCCGGATGCCTGTTTTTCGAACGCCGCACCGAGGCGGCGGCCCTGCGCAGGGCGATGCGGCCCACGGGGGTGTTGTTGGGTTTGCTGGCGGATCAACGGGCCGGGGGACGCGGCCTGGCCGTGCCGTTGTTCGGCCGAAACTGCTCCACCTCGCCCGCTCCGGCCCTTTTTGCCCTCCGCTACCGATGCCCGTTGCACGTGGCCGTCTGCTACCGCACGGCCCCGGCCCGGTGGACCATCGAACTGGGCCCCGAAATTCCCACCCGCGTCCACGGCCGCCCGCGACCCCTCACCGACATCCTCCGCGACATGCACGCCCAGTTTGAGGCAGCAATCCGACGCGACCCGGCCAACTGGTTCTGGGTACATGACCGCTGGAAACATCCCGGCCGACCGGAACGGATTCGAACCGGCACACCCACGGCGGCGCCCTGA
- a CDS encoding DUF309 domain-containing protein encodes MNPKKDKIRALTRAWTGHGWDARYLGYFECFNQGRFYEAHDVLEDLWLEARGTGRGDFYKALIQLAGAFVHLQKDRLPPAAALLRRAVDHLRGYPAAFEGVHVPGLLALAEEWIRALEGGGLGVNPLRHRSPPRLAWPVGSGPG; translated from the coding sequence ATGAACCCAAAGAAGGACAAGATCCGTGCGCTGACGCGGGCCTGGACCGGTCACGGATGGGATGCGCGTTACCTGGGGTATTTTGAGTGTTTCAACCAGGGCCGGTTCTATGAGGCTCACGATGTGCTGGAGGATCTCTGGCTGGAGGCACGGGGGACCGGGCGGGGCGATTTTTACAAGGCGCTGATCCAGCTGGCGGGGGCGTTTGTGCATTTGCAGAAGGACCGGTTGCCGCCTGCGGCCGCGCTGCTGCGCCGGGCCGTGGACCATTTGCGTGGTTATCCGGCCGCATTTGAGGGGGTTCATGTGCCCGGGCTGCTGGCCTTGGCCGAGGAATGGATTCGGGCGCTGGAAGGGGGCGGGTTGGGTGTGAATCCGCTCCGACACCGGTCTCCGCCGCGGCTGGCGTGGCCGGTGGGATCGGGCCCGGGTTGA
- a CDS encoding aminotransferase class I/II-fold pyridoxal phosphate-dependent enzyme, whose protein sequence is MKEGAPLERVDGVHVRRNGRLWLDFGGCDYFRLAHAPALRRALIRWVRTQGWNVAASRLTTGNHPLYAQVERKLARFFGAEAALLMPTGYSAPLAVAQALAGRFTLALIDQEAHVCLHDAAMFLGCPVRTFPHRDVSAVARQVRRAGPGARVILLTDGLFGWNGAVAPLAEYRRVLPPNAWMLVDDAHAVGLLGRRGRGSVEAAGLSRGHLIQTVTFSKALGLYGGAVLCARQVRQWLVARSGCFGGGTPMPPPWAAAVETALAELRRRLPQRDRALRAAAQLRQDLRRAGWEVLDTPAPIVALFPASRLEAARLRRALLAEGIDPPWTEYPGRAAGYFRFMLAPSHTADHLERLRRALMSVRRD, encoded by the coding sequence ATGAAAGAGGGTGCACCCCTGGAACGGGTGGACGGCGTGCACGTACGCCGCAACGGCAGATTGTGGCTGGATTTTGGAGGTTGCGACTATTTCCGCCTGGCACATGCGCCGGCCCTGCGACGCGCACTGATCCGATGGGTCCGGACGCAGGGTTGGAACGTGGCGGCCTCACGCCTCACCACGGGCAACCATCCCCTCTACGCGCAGGTGGAACGGAAACTGGCCCGGTTCTTCGGGGCCGAGGCGGCCCTCTTGATGCCCACGGGTTACTCCGCCCCGTTGGCCGTGGCCCAGGCATTGGCCGGTCGCTTCACTCTGGCATTGATCGACCAGGAAGCCCACGTCTGCCTGCACGATGCCGCCATGTTCCTGGGTTGCCCGGTCCGGACCTTCCCCCACCGCGACGTGTCGGCCGTGGCGCGCCAGGTCCGACGGGCCGGGCCCGGCGCGCGGGTGATCCTGCTGACCGATGGCTTGTTTGGCTGGAACGGCGCTGTGGCTCCCCTGGCCGAATACCGCCGCGTGTTGCCCCCCAACGCTTGGATGCTGGTGGACGATGCGCACGCGGTGGGCCTGCTCGGCCGGCGCGGCCGCGGCAGCGTGGAAGCGGCCGGCCTGTCCCGGGGACACCTCATCCAGACGGTGACCTTCAGCAAGGCCCTGGGCCTCTACGGCGGCGCAGTGCTCTGCGCGCGCCAGGTCCGGCAATGGCTGGTGGCCAGGTCCGGTTGCTTCGGCGGCGGCACCCCCATGCCACCGCCCTGGGCGGCGGCAGTCGAGACCGCCCTGGCGGAACTGCGACGCAGGTTGCCGCAACGGGACCGTGCACTGCGCGCAGCGGCACAACTGCGGCAGGACCTCCGACGCGCGGGATGGGAGGTGTTGGACACGCCCGCGCCCATCGTGGCGTTGTTCCCGGCCTCCCGATTGGAAGCGGCACGGCTCCGCCGGGCCCTGCTGGCCGAGGGCATTGATCCGCCCTGGACGGAGTATCCGGGTCGCGCGGCCGGCTATTTCCGGTTCATGCTGGCGCCGAGCCACACGGCAGACCATCTGGAACGACTGCGCCGCGCCCTGATGTCGGTCCGCCGGGACTGA
- a CDS encoding GmrSD restriction endonuclease domain-containing protein, giving the protein MSDLLFKKVDYTVGKLLEDIAMGEIGLPDIQRPFVWDTTRVRNLFDSMYRGYPIGTLLFWENGYPGEHRTIGVEGKQKVPHLLIVDGQQRLTALYAVIKGVAIVDDEFQQRRLRLAFTPLEERFEVTNTAVEFDPAWIPDICVLWRRDLDQYSFVFNFLENLARRRELSQDERRRIPQAIQRLVNLVNYPMTALEISASATEEQVSEIFVRINSQGRTLNQADFILTLMSVFWDGGRKALEEFCRRAKQPPPDGRPSPYNLYFQPSPDQLLRVDVALAFRRAKLENVYSILRGKDLQTGEFSAERRDAQFALLREAQSDVLNVQHWHDFLKVLKRAGYIHPSMITSETAVVYTYALWLIGRRDIGFDQHTLRNLMARWFFMSALTGRYSSSPEGRMDQDLALLRGCTRPEEFVQALEQEMNAVLTRDYWETTLPNELATASGRSRGQSAFFAALCILDAPVLYSTMKVRDLLDPTGQARKQALERHHLFPRKFLQRQGAADRRDINQVANHALVEWHDNIKISDRSPADYAPEYERRFPAHVLEEMYRYHALPSGWYTMDYRSFLEARRKGIAAIIREGFRRLSED; this is encoded by the coding sequence ATGAGTGACCTGCTGTTCAAGAAAGTAGACTACACCGTCGGCAAACTGCTGGAAGATATCGCCATGGGCGAAATCGGTTTGCCCGACATCCAGAGGCCCTTCGTCTGGGACACGACGCGCGTACGTAACCTGTTTGATTCCATGTACCGCGGCTACCCCATCGGCACGCTGCTCTTCTGGGAAAACGGCTATCCCGGCGAGCACCGCACCATCGGCGTGGAAGGCAAGCAAAAAGTGCCGCACCTGCTTATCGTGGACGGTCAACAGCGTCTTACCGCCCTCTACGCGGTCATCAAGGGTGTGGCTATTGTGGATGATGAGTTTCAGCAGCGCCGCTTGCGCCTCGCCTTCACCCCGCTGGAGGAACGGTTTGAAGTCACCAACACTGCGGTCGAGTTCGATCCGGCTTGGATCCCCGACATCTGCGTGCTCTGGCGACGCGACCTCGACCAGTATTCCTTTGTCTTCAACTTTCTTGAGAACCTGGCCCGGCGCCGGGAGCTTTCCCAGGACGAGCGCAGACGAATCCCACAGGCCATCCAGCGCCTGGTCAACCTCGTCAATTATCCCATGACCGCGCTGGAAATTTCTGCGTCTGCCACGGAGGAACAGGTCTCCGAGATCTTTGTGCGCATCAACAGCCAGGGGCGCACGCTGAACCAGGCGGACTTTATCCTTACCCTGATGTCCGTGTTCTGGGATGGGGGGCGCAAGGCATTGGAGGAATTCTGTCGCCGCGCCAAGCAGCCACCGCCGGACGGCCGCCCCTCGCCATACAATCTCTATTTCCAGCCATCGCCCGACCAGCTGCTGCGCGTGGACGTGGCTTTGGCCTTCCGTCGCGCCAAGCTGGAAAATGTGTATTCCATCCTCCGGGGTAAGGATCTGCAGACCGGTGAATTCTCCGCCGAGCGTCGCGACGCCCAGTTTGCCTTGCTGCGGGAGGCCCAGTCCGATGTCCTCAACGTCCAGCACTGGCATGATTTCTTGAAAGTCCTCAAGCGGGCCGGCTACATCCATCCGAGCATGATCACCTCGGAGACGGCCGTGGTCTACACCTACGCGCTCTGGCTGATCGGCAGGCGCGACATCGGTTTTGACCAGCACACCCTGCGCAATCTGATGGCCCGCTGGTTCTTCATGAGCGCCCTGACAGGGCGCTACAGCTCCTCGCCCGAAGGCCGCATGGACCAGGACCTGGCCCTGCTGCGCGGTTGCACTCGGCCGGAGGAGTTCGTGCAGGCGCTGGAGCAGGAGATGAACGCGGTGCTCACCCGGGATTACTGGGAAACCACTCTGCCCAATGAGCTGGCCACGGCCTCGGGCCGCAGTCGCGGACAGTCCGCTTTTTTCGCGGCATTGTGCATTCTGGACGCCCCGGTGCTCTACTCGACGATGAAAGTGCGCGACCTGCTCGATCCGACCGGGCAGGCCCGAAAACAGGCGCTGGAGCGGCATCACCTTTTCCCGCGTAAGTTCCTGCAACGGCAGGGGGCTGCAGACCGTCGAGACATTAACCAGGTCGCCAACCACGCCCTGGTGGAATGGCATGACAACATCAAGATCAGCGACCGCTCACCGGCCGACTATGCACCGGAGTATGAGCGGCGCTTTCCGGCTCACGTGTTGGAAGAAATGTATCGCTATCATGCCCTCCCGAGTGGCTGGTACACCATGGACTACCGCTCTTTTTTGGAAGCCCGCCGAAAAGGCATCGCGGCGATCATAAGAGAAGGGTTTCGACGACTTTCGGAGGATTGA
- a CDS encoding type II secretion system protein produces the protein MRPSAIITGAGRTRVAKNSPGTGGYRAFTLVELLVVIGIVGLLAAWMLPALARAREKAMVTRVHGELQALGLALEMYAQDHDGRVPPVRVNCNSDLAEHWCQFPIELARDGYLPRSDRPGMEAYMEDPFHRGHTYKYAAPGPQLLNGSPGGAYAMWVPEDFPVNRASTGRYVSDPVASPVRWAIWSLGPRPQSPESQHSHAPLAAASWYRKTGGGGVLVRYADREGRQYKSP, from the coding sequence ATGAGGCCCAGTGCCATCATCACGGGAGCCGGACGGACCCGGGTGGCGAAGAACAGCCCCGGGACCGGGGGCTACCGCGCCTTCACATTGGTTGAGCTTCTGGTGGTGATCGGGATTGTGGGACTGTTGGCGGCCTGGATGCTGCCGGCCCTGGCGCGGGCGCGCGAGAAGGCGATGGTGACGCGGGTGCATGGGGAGCTTCAGGCGCTGGGTTTGGCGCTGGAGATGTATGCGCAGGATCACGACGGGCGCGTGCCGCCGGTGCGGGTCAACTGCAATTCGGACCTGGCGGAGCACTGGTGCCAGTTCCCGATTGAGCTGGCCCGGGACGGGTACCTGCCGCGGAGTGATCGTCCCGGCATGGAGGCTTACATGGAGGATCCGTTCCATCGCGGGCATACGTACAAGTATGCCGCGCCCGGTCCGCAGCTTCTCAACGGCAGTCCGGGTGGCGCATACGCGATGTGGGTTCCGGAGGATTTCCCGGTGAATCGGGCGTCCACGGGACGGTATGTGTCCGATCCGGTTGCTTCGCCGGTTCGATGGGCCATTTGGAGTTTGGGGCCCCGACCGCAGAGTCCGGAGTCCCAGCATTCGCATGCGCCGCTGGCGGCGGCCAGTTGGTACCGCAAGACCGGGGGCGGGGGTGTGTTGGTGCGGTATGCCGACCGCGAGGGCCGACAGTACAAGTCACCGTGA
- a CDS encoding nucleoside hydrolase yields MRGKLTFWVRSGAGLLLWALAALADTERPIIFDGDWAGDDARALALILSDPDHEVLAVVATEGACPPGVGAAHAARVLQLFQRSEVRVVMGRPVPQPPPPFRAHATSLDWDALGPGPEAPGGWPDFLAFWRALRRTNAEPVQYVCTGPLTTLAHLLRAEPAAARQIESVIWYGSAPEDPDPDWNTRLDPEAVREVQRAGLPVTVVGYPRGTGAPVLEPVWVEQAGRGTDAAARLIRGLFGQGRGAELVQARHLRFWDDLVALWLLEPGKFTVTPVAGVGSWRRATPRSVESVPVDLLGWIVEGALRQTVVLNRFPTDEAALREDVRPWARAIQERHGWEEWKLAVLTSELHRHLGTWSIVGAKMGLYAREQLRVGLDALRVESYAGLRPPLSCLNDGLQVATGASLGRGTIRVVETAAPRCEALFIHGDRRLRLRLRSEHARAIEDELARLVKEHGGLTPAYFEAVRAAALRHWLELDRKTLFEVVPDTAGGDHP; encoded by the coding sequence ATGAGAGGGAAGCTGACGTTTTGGGTCCGGTCCGGTGCGGGACTGTTGCTATGGGCCCTGGCTGCGCTGGCGGACACGGAGCGGCCCATCATTTTTGACGGGGATTGGGCCGGTGACGATGCCCGTGCCCTGGCGTTGATTCTGAGTGACCCCGACCATGAAGTTCTGGCGGTGGTGGCCACTGAAGGGGCCTGTCCACCCGGTGTGGGCGCCGCTCATGCCGCGCGTGTGCTGCAACTGTTTCAACGTTCCGAGGTCCGTGTCGTCATGGGGCGGCCGGTGCCGCAACCGCCGCCGCCCTTTCGTGCCCATGCGACCTCTCTGGATTGGGATGCGTTGGGGCCCGGCCCCGAAGCGCCGGGAGGTTGGCCCGATTTCCTTGCCTTTTGGCGGGCGTTGCGGCGCACCAACGCCGAACCGGTGCAGTACGTGTGCACGGGGCCGTTGACCACCCTGGCGCATTTGTTGAGGGCCGAACCGGCCGCCGCCCGACAGATTGAGTCGGTGATCTGGTACGGCTCAGCGCCGGAGGATCCGGACCCGGATTGGAACACGCGGTTGGATCCCGAGGCGGTGCGGGAGGTTCAGCGGGCCGGGTTGCCGGTGACCGTGGTGGGTTATCCGCGGGGGACCGGGGCGCCGGTGTTGGAACCCGTGTGGGTGGAACAGGCCGGCAGGGGCACGGACGCAGCCGCGCGCCTGATCCGCGGGTTGTTCGGTCAGGGCCGGGGTGCGGAGCTGGTGCAGGCGCGTCATCTTCGTTTCTGGGACGATCTGGTGGCGCTGTGGCTTCTGGAGCCGGGGAAGTTTACCGTGACACCGGTTGCGGGGGTGGGTTCGTGGCGACGGGCGACGCCGCGGTCGGTTGAGTCCGTTCCGGTCGACCTGCTGGGCTGGATTGTCGAGGGTGCGCTGCGGCAGACGGTGGTGTTGAACCGGTTTCCCACGGACGAGGCCGCCCTGCGCGAGGATGTCAGGCCCTGGGCCCGGGCCATCCAGGAACGTCACGGCTGGGAGGAATGGAAACTGGCGGTGCTGACTTCGGAACTGCATCGGCACCTGGGCACCTGGTCCATCGTTGGTGCCAAGATGGGCCTGTACGCGCGCGAACAATTGCGCGTGGGCCTGGATGCCCTGCGGGTGGAAAGTTATGCCGGGCTGCGGCCGCCGCTCAGCTGCCTCAACGACGGCCTGCAGGTGGCCACGGGTGCGAGCCTGGGTCGGGGGACCATCCGGGTGGTGGAGACCGCAGCCCCCCGGTGCGAAGCACTGTTCATTCATGGCGACCGCCGCCTGCGGCTGCGGTTGCGGTCCGAACATGCCAGGGCCATTGAAGACGAACTGGCGCGATTGGTGAAGGAGCACGGCGGGCTGACCCCGGCTTATTTCGAAGCGGTGCGGGCCGCGGCGCTGCGGCACTGGCTGGAGCTGGATCGCAAAACCCTTTTTGAAGTGGTCCCCGACACCGCCGGTGGGGACCACCCTTGA